A single genomic interval of uncultured Desulfobacter sp. harbors:
- the fliQ gene encoding flagellar biosynthesis protein FliQ, whose translation MTPEFVVALAKQAIILTILLSMPMLGLGLIAGLAISVFQAVTQIQEMTLTFVPKIIAVFLGLLFTAPWMMEKLMAFTTNIITNIPMYIR comes from the coding sequence ATGACCCCTGAATTTGTTGTAGCCCTTGCCAAACAGGCTATCATCCTGACTATTCTTTTGTCCATGCCCATGCTGGGACTAGGACTGATTGCAGGTCTTGCCATCAGTGTGTTCCAGGCTGTTACCCAGATCCAGGAGATGACCCTGACCTTTGTACCCAAAATCATTGCTGTTTTTCTCGGGCTTTTATTTACTGCCCCATGGATGATGGAAAAATTAATGGCGTTTACCACCAATATTATTACCAATATACCCATGTATATCCGATGA
- a CDS encoding flagellar biosynthetic protein FliR, which translates to MELLDLIDPIRFRTFMLVLARVSVFLFLFPFFTSSAIPTRVKAAISLVLTLVFYTVQ; encoded by the coding sequence GTGGAACTATTAGATCTCATTGATCCTATCCGCTTCAGAACCTTTATGCTGGTTCTGGCACGGGTGTCGGTTTTTTTATTTTTGTTCCCTTTTTTTACGTCTTCTGCAATTCCAACCCGGGTGAAAGCAGCAATATCTCTGGTTCTAACCCTGGTGTTTTATACAGTACAGTGA
- a CDS encoding flagellar biosynthetic protein FliR, producing MPVDPARFPRDVPTFGLMLGAELLVGFTLGLCLRIFFAGVQMAGQVMGFQIGFAMINVMDPQSGENVSIMDQIGYWVCLVIFLLLNGHHIIIMSMIDSFELVPVGGFVMHPALAPRVMDVAAGLFVDAVKISAPVIATLTFVNAGFGLVAKFSPQTNVMIVAFPVKIAVGLIFFIMTLPIIAIVTRNYIEPCRKLFLALLFYMGGG from the coding sequence ATGCCTGTGGATCCGGCCCGTTTTCCAAGGGACGTCCCCACCTTTGGCCTGATGCTGGGGGCGGAACTCCTGGTCGGCTTTACCCTGGGACTTTGCCTGCGCATTTTTTTTGCCGGGGTTCAGATGGCCGGTCAGGTCATGGGTTTTCAGATCGGATTTGCCATGATTAATGTCATGGATCCCCAAAGCGGTGAGAATGTATCCATCATGGATCAGATCGGCTACTGGGTCTGCCTGGTCATTTTTCTTTTACTCAACGGACACCATATCATTATTATGTCCATGATTGACAGCTTTGAACTGGTGCCTGTGGGCGGATTTGTCATGCATCCCGCGCTAGCTCCCCGGGTTATGGATGTGGCAGCCGGGTTGTTTGTGGATGCCGTTAAAATAAGTGCCCCGGTCATTGCCACCTTGACCTTTGTCAATGCGGGCTTTGGACTGGTTGCAAAATTTTCACCCCAGACCAATGTCATGATTGTGGCATTCCCGGTGAAGATCGCAGTGGGCCTGATCTTTTTCATCATGACCCTGCCCATCATCGCCATCGTCACCCGGAACTACATCGAACCGTGCAGAAAACTATTTCTGGCATTATTGTTTTATATGGGCGGAGGATAA
- the flhB gene encoding flagellar biosynthesis protein FlhB encodes MAEDPESGGEKTEDASSRKLSKAREEGQVAKSMEIPSVFVLLGGVLALYATAVFFYQHCVDVFRYNFMFDRVPELSPADLTVLLIYHAKKMFLMCLPVFAVVFVVALLSNIAQVGFHISWKAIEPKLSKLNPINGFKQKFTSRALIEFVKSLVKIAVISLVCYLATKSELSNVLTLYDTSTAQILLFLFIKSFWIFIKVCIVMALVAILDYSFQKWKFLEDQKMTQKEVKDERKQTEGDPAVKSKIRQLQMAAARKRMMAAVPEADVVVTNPTHLAVALQYDKEKMDAPTVVAKGAGAVAANIRKIAQENDVPIVEDKPLARNLYKSVDIDEQVPFEHYQAVAELLAYVYGLKKN; translated from the coding sequence ATGGCTGAAGATCCCGAGAGTGGCGGCGAGAAAACCGAGGACGCATCGTCGCGAAAGCTCAGCAAGGCAAGGGAGGAAGGCCAGGTTGCCAAAAGCATGGAAATTCCTTCGGTGTTTGTCTTGTTGGGCGGTGTGTTAGCCTTGTATGCCACGGCAGTTTTTTTCTACCAGCACTGCGTAGACGTATTTCGTTATAATTTTATGTTTGACCGGGTACCGGAACTGAGCCCGGCCGACTTGACCGTGCTGCTGATCTATCACGCCAAAAAAATGTTTCTGATGTGTCTGCCCGTATTTGCAGTGGTTTTCGTTGTAGCACTTTTATCAAACATCGCCCAGGTCGGTTTTCATATATCCTGGAAAGCCATAGAGCCCAAACTGAGCAAATTGAATCCCATTAACGGGTTTAAACAAAAATTTACGTCCCGGGCGCTAATCGAATTTGTAAAATCACTGGTTAAGATTGCCGTGATTTCACTGGTCTGCTATCTGGCCACAAAAAGTGAACTTTCAAACGTGCTCACCCTGTACGATACCTCCACGGCCCAGATTCTTTTATTTCTCTTTATTAAATCGTTCTGGATTTTCATAAAAGTCTGTATAGTTATGGCGTTGGTTGCCATCCTGGACTATTCTTTCCAAAAGTGGAAATTTTTAGAAGACCAGAAAATGACCCAAAAAGAGGTCAAGGATGAGCGTAAGCAAACGGAAGGTGACCCGGCGGTTAAATCAAAAATTCGCCAACTCCAGATGGCGGCCGCCAGGAAACGCATGATGGCGGCAGTGCCCGAGGCGGATGTGGTTGTGACCAACCCGACGCACCTTGCCGTAGCATTGCAGTATGACAAAGAAAAGATGGATGCCCCAACGGTTGTCGCCAAGGGCGCCGGGGCCGTGGCTGCAAATATCAGAAAAATTGCCCAGGAAAATGATGTGCCCATCGTAGAAGATAAACCGTTGGCTCGGAATTTGTATAAATCTGTAGATATTGATGAACAGGTTCCCTTTGAACATTACCAGGCTGTGGCTGAACTGCTCGCCTATGTTTACGGACTTAAAAAAAATTAA
- the flhA gene encoding flagellar biosynthesis protein FlhA: MAAEHVGIMAIMKKESSDILMVLAFIGILMAMILPLHPIILDFFLALNISLAVVVLITTMYTQKPLDFDIFPSLLLMLTLFRLSLNVASTRLILLHGSEGPQAAGAVIMSFGAFVVGGNYVVGLIIFIILVLINFMVITKGAGRIAEVAARFTLDAMPGKQMAIDADLNAGMIDELEAGERRAAIARESEFHGAMDGASKFVRGDAIAGIVITLINIGAGFIIGVVQQGMPLAEALGIYTLLTVGDGLVSQVPALLISAAAGLLVSRSGAESKMGKAFAKHLFSSATPVMVGAVVVFFIGVIPGLPTIPFMTLGITMGTIAWYFLRQGETTEEEQKAIEKAQDQDQDQGDTSGKPEDVDHLLRLDTMELEVGYGLIPLVDKQQDGTLLGRIKAIRRQFATEMGIIVPPIHIRDNLNLSPAQYRLMIKGVEAAGSELMVNHYLAMDPGGAAQKIDGIETVEPAFNLPALWIPMSREEEAKFAGYTVVDNSTVIATHLTEIIRNNAHNLLSRQDVQHLLDNLAKTSPKVVEELVPNLLSIGAVQKVLQNLLRERISVRDLLTIVETLADFAPAGKDPDLLTEYVRQRVAKGMLVPYLQPGKKLQVMTLDRKLEEILTKNIKRTEHGTYLALEPALITEFVGAVSKQVEKLITLNTQPVLMTSPTLRRHVRRLIEPSLPNVFVVSHAEIVDDINLQAVGKVSLKNG, encoded by the coding sequence ATGGCGGCGGAACATGTCGGTATTATGGCCATAATGAAAAAAGAGTCATCAGATATTTTGATGGTTCTGGCCTTTATCGGAATTCTTATGGCGATGATTCTGCCCTTGCATCCCATTATCCTTGATTTTTTTCTGGCCCTGAATATTTCCCTTGCCGTAGTTGTACTGATCACCACCATGTATACCCAGAAACCACTTGACTTCGATATTTTTCCCTCACTTCTTCTGATGCTGACCCTTTTCAGGCTCTCGTTGAACGTTGCATCCACCCGGCTGATTCTTTTGCACGGAAGTGAGGGACCCCAGGCTGCCGGGGCGGTCATCATGTCATTCGGCGCATTTGTGGTGGGCGGCAACTATGTGGTGGGTCTGATTATTTTCATTATTCTGGTGCTCATCAATTTCATGGTAATCACCAAGGGTGCCGGTCGTATTGCAGAGGTGGCCGCCCGTTTCACCTTAGATGCCATGCCCGGCAAACAGATGGCCATTGATGCGGATCTCAATGCCGGTATGATCGACGAGTTGGAAGCCGGCGAACGAAGGGCCGCCATTGCCAGAGAATCGGAATTTCATGGTGCCATGGACGGTGCCTCCAAATTTGTCCGTGGTGACGCCATTGCCGGCATTGTGATCACTTTGATCAACATCGGCGCAGGCTTTATCATCGGCGTGGTGCAGCAAGGAATGCCGCTGGCCGAGGCCCTGGGAATTTATACCCTGCTCACCGTGGGTGACGGGCTTGTCTCCCAGGTTCCGGCACTTTTGATATCTGCGGCCGCAGGTCTTCTGGTCTCCCGTTCCGGTGCAGAAAGCAAAATGGGAAAAGCCTTTGCCAAACATCTATTTTCCAGTGCCACACCGGTCATGGTGGGGGCTGTGGTTGTGTTTTTCATAGGCGTAATCCCGGGCCTTCCCACCATCCCCTTTATGACCTTAGGGATTACCATGGGAACCATTGCCTGGTATTTTTTAAGGCAAGGGGAAACAACCGAAGAAGAGCAGAAGGCCATTGAAAAAGCCCAGGACCAGGACCAGGATCAGGGCGACACGTCTGGAAAGCCCGAGGATGTAGATCATCTGCTGCGTCTGGATACCATGGAACTGGAAGTGGGATATGGCCTGATCCCCCTGGTGGACAAACAGCAGGACGGCACACTTTTGGGACGGATCAAGGCCATCCGCCGGCAGTTTGCCACGGAGATGGGCATCATTGTGCCGCCCATTCATATCCGGGATAACCTAAATTTAAGCCCGGCCCAATACCGCCTTATGATCAAGGGCGTTGAGGCTGCCGGTTCAGAGCTTATGGTCAATCACTATCTGGCCATGGATCCTGGTGGTGCGGCTCAAAAAATTGACGGAATTGAAACGGTAGAACCGGCCTTTAACCTGCCGGCCCTGTGGATACCCATGTCCAGGGAAGAGGAAGCCAAATTTGCCGGATATACCGTGGTGGACAACTCCACGGTCATTGCCACCCATTTAACGGAAATCATCAGAAACAATGCCCACAACCTGCTCAGCCGTCAGGATGTCCAACATCTTCTGGATAACCTGGCCAAAACCAGTCCCAAGGTGGTGGAGGAGCTGGTGCCGAATCTTTTAAGCATTGGTGCTGTTCAGAAGGTGCTCCAGAATCTTTTGCGGGAACGTATTTCCGTAAGAGACCTGTTAACCATTGTGGAAACCCTGGCAGATTTCGCCCCGGCGGGCAAGGATCCGGACCTGTTAACCGAATATGTACGCCAACGGGTTGCCAAAGGCATGCTGGTTCCCTACCTGCAACCCGGTAAAAAGCTGCAAGTCATGACATTGGACCGCAAGCTTGAAGAAATTTTAACAAAAAATATTAAACGCACCGAGCATGGGACTTACCTGGCTTTAGAACCTGCCCTGATCACGGAATTTGTCGGCGCCGTATCAAAACAGGTGGAAAAACTCATCACGCTGAATACCCAGCCTGTACTCATGACCTCGCCCACATTGCGCCGTCATGTCCGTCGCCTGATTGAGCCGTCTCTTCCCAACGTATTTGTGGTGTCCCACGCAGAAATCGTGGATGATATAAATCTGCAGGCTGTCGGAAAGGTGAGCTTAAAGAATGGATAA
- a CDS encoding protein FlhF → MDKKIFRAPNIQTALADIKEELGADAMILSTRKVPKSPKDPYGKSMFEVEAGIPSTGDATPETPVLQEVESLKSDLAEIKDILSVAGFGSGLQSILCNHFESVGVLASLLRCGVSERLAADLVQKAAANLDQSLDTVSQMKQLKKNVMSLCLDQFRTKNFFTRRNASGLPQVAAFVGPTGVGKTTTIAKLAAYLSFTRKLKVGLVSIDNYRIGAFEQLKAYAGIMGLVCVPAFSRQDLACALDRMKSMDMILIDTAGHSHYDKERIDKILELIRNDFQISVHLTLSVTSELINMKEAASAFSVFNPDTYVFTKIDETKRCGKILDQVAGYDLPVSLITNGQKVPEDLIIPDNHELLKIILKKEPKGD, encoded by the coding sequence ATGGATAAAAAAATTTTCAGAGCACCCAATATCCAGACGGCCCTGGCCGACATCAAGGAAGAGTTGGGGGCCGATGCCATGATTCTTTCCACCCGAAAGGTGCCGAAATCACCAAAAGATCCCTACGGAAAGAGCATGTTCGAGGTTGAGGCCGGCATCCCTTCGACCGGTGATGCCACACCTGAAACGCCTGTTTTGCAGGAGGTGGAATCCCTTAAGTCCGACCTTGCGGAGATAAAGGATATTCTTTCTGTGGCCGGTTTTGGTTCCGGGCTGCAGTCCATTCTGTGCAATCATTTCGAATCCGTCGGTGTGCTGGCCTCCCTGCTTCGCTGCGGTGTCAGCGAACGTCTGGCGGCGGATCTTGTTCAAAAAGCTGCCGCAAATTTGGATCAAAGCCTTGATACGGTATCGCAAATGAAGCAGCTGAAAAAAAACGTTATGAGCCTTTGCCTGGATCAATTTCGCACCAAAAATTTTTTCACCCGGCGCAACGCGTCGGGGCTCCCCCAGGTGGCGGCCTTTGTGGGGCCGACCGGTGTGGGAAAAACCACCACCATTGCCAAACTGGCCGCCTATTTAAGTTTTACCCGTAAATTGAAGGTGGGGCTGGTATCCATAGACAATTACAGGATCGGGGCCTTTGAGCAGCTCAAAGCCTATGCCGGCATCATGGGGCTGGTCTGTGTGCCGGCCTTTTCGCGCCAGGATTTGGCTTGCGCCCTGGACCGGATGAAATCCATGGATATGATACTTATTGATACGGCCGGGCACAGCCATTATGACAAGGAAAGAATTGACAAAATCCTTGAGCTGATCAGAAATGATTTCCAGATCAGCGTTCATTTAACCTTGAGTGTTACCTCTGAATTGATTAATATGAAGGAAGCGGCATCTGCTTTTTCCGTATTTAATCCAGATACCTATGTATTTACAAAAATAGATGAGACAAAAAGATGCGGGAAAATTCTTGACCAGGTGGCAGGCTATGACTTGCCCGTGTCATTGATAACCAACGGCCAGAAGGTGCCCGAGGATTTGATTATTCCGGACAACCACGAGCTTTTGAAAATAATTTTGAAAAAAGAGCCCAAAGGAGACTAG
- a CDS encoding MinD/ParA family protein, which produces MDQAKGLRQMARTSAMKKRERNGASNGSSYPRVIAVTSGKGGVGKTNIVGNLAVAMTRLGKKVVIIDADVGLANIDIVFNLRPKYNIRHLVSGEKTLSQVMVTTDHGIGILPGGSGFADLTRFSEGEKLTLLSEFETFSDMADIILLDTGAGISSNVLYFNASADQCLVVATTEPTSITDAYALMKVMSQEYGIKYFKLVVNMADNQAGAKRVYASLSNAMDKFLKNVVLEYCGYVPFDPALQKAVRNRSILLDTVKQSPAADAMSDLAKHLLNDNRTNQNQGNLTFFMNRVFAAAQ; this is translated from the coding sequence GTGGATCAGGCAAAAGGACTGCGGCAGATGGCCAGGACAAGTGCTATGAAAAAACGGGAACGAAACGGGGCTTCCAATGGCAGTTCATACCCCAGGGTAATTGCGGTGACCAGCGGAAAAGGCGGGGTGGGCAAAACCAATATTGTGGGGAACCTGGCCGTGGCCATGACACGGCTTGGAAAGAAGGTGGTGATCATAGATGCGGATGTGGGTTTAGCCAATATTGACATCGTATTTAACCTAAGACCCAAGTATAACATCCGCCATCTGGTATCCGGGGAAAAAACATTGTCCCAGGTGATGGTGACAACGGATCATGGCATCGGCATTTTACCCGGCGGGTCCGGGTTCGCCGATTTGACCCGTTTCAGTGAAGGTGAAAAACTTACGCTGCTGTCTGAGTTTGAGACTTTTTCCGATATGGCAGACATCATTTTGCTGGATACCGGGGCCGGCATTTCATCCAATGTGCTCTATTTTAATGCATCTGCGGACCAGTGTCTGGTGGTGGCCACCACGGAACCCACCTCCATTACCGATGCCTATGCTCTGATGAAAGTTATGTCCCAGGAGTACGGGATAAAGTATTTCAAACTGGTGGTGAACATGGCGGACAACCAGGCCGGGGCCAAAAGAGTTTACGCATCCTTGAGCAATGCCATGGATAAATTTTTAAAGAATGTGGTTCTGGAATACTGCGGGTATGTACCCTTTGATCCGGCCCTGCAAAAGGCTGTTCGAAACCGCAGTATCCTTTTGGATACTGTAAAACAAAGCCCCGCAGCCGACGCGATGTCCGATCTTGCAAAACATTTGCTTAATGATAACAGGACAAACCAGAACCAGGGAAATCTGACCTTTTTTATGAACCGGGTGTTTGCGGCGGCCCAATGA
- a CDS encoding FliA/WhiG family RNA polymerase sigma factor, with product MKYPSKKNQAAWKAWRQESIVNYAYLVRYIASRFAMRLPASVLFDELMSAGSLGLIDAVDKFDPGKHVSLETYARYRIKGAILDELRSMDTYSRSMRKKIQDISRAAKTIEDEKGRPANDDEICEALGVDLETYQNMLTDIHGAAVLSLDDFIKTKKNDVSSQTRFQAGLSGDENPEDDFYRAELKSVLVKAIKKLTEKEQIVISLYYYDELTLKEIGEVLSLTESRICQIHTAVLVKLHAGLDSYGK from the coding sequence ATGAAATACCCTAGTAAAAAAAATCAGGCAGCGTGGAAAGCCTGGCGGCAGGAGAGTATTGTCAATTACGCTTATCTGGTCCGGTACATTGCCTCCCGGTTTGCCATGCGCCTGCCTGCCAGTGTGCTTTTTGACGAACTGATGTCAGCAGGATCTCTGGGGCTCATTGATGCGGTGGACAAATTTGATCCGGGCAAACATGTCAGTCTTGAGACGTATGCCCGGTATCGTATCAAGGGAGCCATTCTGGATGAACTGCGCAGCATGGACACCTATTCAAGGTCCATGCGGAAAAAAATCCAGGACATCTCCCGGGCGGCAAAAACCATTGAGGATGAAAAGGGGCGGCCGGCCAATGACGATGAGATCTGTGAAGCTTTGGGCGTAGATCTGGAAACTTATCAGAATATGCTGACCGATATCCATGGGGCTGCGGTTCTCAGTCTGGATGATTTCATCAAAACGAAAAAAAATGATGTCTCTTCCCAGACCCGTTTTCAGGCCGGCCTCAGCGGCGACGAAAATCCTGAAGACGACTTCTATCGTGCAGAACTGAAATCCGTTCTGGTGAAAGCCATCAAAAAATTGACGGAAAAAGAGCAGATTGTTATCTCCCTTTACTATTATGACGAACTGACCTTGAAAGAAATTGGTGAAGTTTTATCTTTGACGGAATCCAGGATCTGTCAGATCCATACCGCAGTTCTGGTGAAATTGCACGCCGGCCTGGATAGTTATGGGAAATAA
- a CDS encoding flagellar hook-length control protein FliK yields the protein MIPSQSLTSLKITGGNLEQSELSNTMNLKPGRIVNAKVLDVTSQNRIQLLVDGQKLTVSTQLPLVRGMDIPMKVVRSPDGIVLKPIPTSSAPVSTDTAGPAVNTGRPESSVPTALPNSNSLSGTEKSLQTNAFQSFSLSKIFQGLNALSQTREPLLNDILMGLSLKSDVRDDQFLPQIIKNMGLSFEKKLAAGLEDASGQKLDKKTIAHIIKQLAGQDLKAAALSLAGMESDPSKTSVLKHISDALDNFAQLNVKSGDSGQSQDGARFLLPFPVWREDGFDFGQLMVDTGNTGTANREKKMLSISFLLNMTALGPLRADFSILDKTIAGRFLLENQATCDYLTPKISDLRQRLSGIGYQAGNIDCRVARPEQIAPASLMRSMKAPDDMQGLNIVV from the coding sequence ATGATCCCCAGCCAGTCACTTACTTCTCTGAAAATTACCGGCGGCAATCTGGAACAGTCCGAGCTGTCAAATACTATGAATTTAAAGCCCGGCCGGATTGTCAATGCAAAAGTCCTTGATGTTACCTCCCAAAACCGGATCCAATTGCTTGTTGACGGTCAAAAACTGACTGTTTCCACCCAGCTTCCTTTGGTCCGGGGCATGGATATCCCCATGAAAGTTGTTCGTTCCCCGGACGGCATTGTGTTAAAGCCGATCCCTACATCGTCTGCGCCTGTATCCACCGATACGGCAGGGCCTGCAGTAAATACTGGGAGACCGGAGTCTTCGGTTCCAACCGCCTTACCGAACTCCAATTCACTTTCCGGGACGGAAAAATCCCTTCAGACCAACGCCTTTCAATCATTTTCCCTGTCAAAAATATTCCAGGGATTGAATGCCCTTAGCCAGACCCGGGAACCGCTTCTGAATGATATCCTTATGGGACTTTCCCTGAAATCCGATGTTCGGGATGATCAGTTTCTGCCTCAAATTATAAAGAATATGGGCCTAAGCTTTGAAAAAAAACTGGCGGCCGGTCTTGAAGATGCCTCGGGTCAAAAATTGGACAAAAAAACGATTGCGCATATAATTAAACAACTGGCAGGCCAGGACCTGAAAGCAGCCGCTTTGTCCCTTGCCGGCATGGAAAGCGACCCAAGCAAGACCAGTGTATTAAAACATATCTCAGATGCATTGGACAATTTTGCCCAGCTAAATGTCAAATCAGGGGATAGCGGCCAAAGTCAGGATGGCGCACGATTTCTGCTGCCGTTTCCTGTCTGGCGGGAGGATGGCTTTGATTTCGGCCAGCTCATGGTGGACACGGGAAATACAGGCACAGCAAATAGAGAAAAAAAGATGCTCAGCATTTCCTTTTTATTGAATATGACTGCCCTTGGCCCTTTACGGGCGGATTTTTCCATTCTGGATAAAACCATTGCCGGCCGGTTCTTACTTGAGAATCAAGCAACCTGTGATTATCTTACCCCAAAAATTTCAGATTTGAGACAGCGTCTGTCCGGAATCGGATATCAGGCAGGAAACATCGACTGCCGGGTGGCCCGGCCGGAACAGATTGCCCCGGCCAGTTTAATGCGTTCCATGAAAGCGCCCGATGACATGCAGGGCTTAAATATTGTGGTTTAA
- a CDS encoding EscU/YscU/HrcU family type III secretion system export apparatus switch protein, with protein sequence MAPKDKRKKAVALKYDRIKDAAPTVTAKGQGKVAENIIALALAHGVPVKDDPDLMEVLASLDISQEIPAEIYVAVAELLAFVYGANAEGLKRNS encoded by the coding sequence ATGGCACCGAAAGACAAAAGAAAAAAAGCCGTTGCCCTGAAATATGACAGGATAAAGGACGCGGCACCGACGGTAACGGCTAAAGGCCAGGGCAAGGTGGCTGAAAATATCATTGCCCTGGCACTGGCCCATGGGGTGCCGGTAAAGGACGATCCTGATCTGATGGAGGTCCTGGCATCCCTGGACATCAGCCAGGAAATTCCGGCTGAAATATATGTAGCAGTGGCCGAACTTCTTGCTTTTGTTTATGGGGCCAATGCCGAGGGACTCAAAAGAAATTCCTGA
- a CDS encoding flagellar hook-basal body protein, with translation MILEMTRPTQGGLRQERKLEAVSNNLANASSIGFKKDVVSFDKAFRARVDQDFTQGAVVKTDNPLDVALGPQGLFKVETPDGIKYTRNGNFSLSSEGILVDKSGNPVMGQGGAVFIDTVAPNTSVNIDEYGQIFLNNEILDTLDVVSFENMEGLEKTGDNLFVYAGDTADEIPLENVRVEAGSLEQANVKVVEEMAKMIDYQRMFETYTKSMQTFDEIDSKAINEVGLST, from the coding sequence ATGATTCTTGAAATGACACGGCCGACCCAGGGCGGGTTAAGGCAGGAACGAAAGCTTGAAGCAGTCTCCAATAACCTGGCCAATGCCTCCAGCATTGGGTTTAAAAAGGATGTCGTTAGTTTTGACAAGGCGTTCAGGGCCCGGGTGGACCAGGATTTCACCCAGGGGGCTGTTGTAAAAACCGATAATCCCCTGGATGTGGCCTTAGGCCCCCAGGGTCTTTTCAAAGTGGAAACCCCGGACGGCATCAAGTATACACGTAACGGCAATTTTTCTTTAAGCAGTGAAGGCATTCTTGTGGATAAAAGCGGTAATCCTGTCATGGGTCAGGGCGGTGCTGTTTTCATTGACACTGTGGCCCCGAATACAAGTGTGAATATTGATGAATACGGGCAAATTTTTTTAAATAATGAAATTCTGGACACACTTGATGTGGTCTCCTTTGAAAATATGGAAGGACTTGAAAAAACCGGGGATAATCTGTTTGTCTATGCCGGAGATACAGCAGATGAAATTCCCCTTGAAAATGTCAGGGTTGAAGCCGGTTCCCTTGAACAGGCCAATGTTAAAGTCGTAGAGGAAATGGCAAAAATGATTGATTATCAACGGATGTTTGAAACGTACACCAAATCCATGCAGACATTTGATGAAATTGATTCAAAAGCAATAAATGAAGTAGGACTGTCTACATAG
- the flgG gene encoding flagellar basal-body rod protein FlgG, with product MIRALWSATTGMMAQDMQIGVTANNLANSSTTGFKKSRAAFEDLMYMTQRVAGQTTPGGGQVPTGIQVGMGVNTAGVQKIFTQGDYIQTDNKLDFAIQGEGFFRVLHGDEDMYTRAGDFSLDSEGYITSQAGDRLQPEIAIDPEAVTITLDNDGTLTIFSDDDTILATEQVLVTTFINPAGLYAVGGNLFMETEGSGAPQEDTPGENGAGTVLNFYIESSNVDVVEELVSLISGQRAYEANSRSITTADDMLATAVQLKS from the coding sequence ATGATACGTGCACTTTGGTCAGCAACGACGGGAATGATGGCCCAGGATATGCAGATCGGCGTTACCGCCAATAACCTGGCGAACTCTTCCACCACCGGATTTAAAAAATCCCGGGCAGCATTTGAGGATTTAATGTATATGACTCAACGGGTCGCGGGGCAAACAACCCCCGGCGGGGGGCAGGTGCCGACAGGAATCCAGGTGGGCATGGGCGTGAATACGGCAGGTGTCCAGAAAATATTTACCCAGGGCGATTATATCCAAACGGATAATAAGCTGGATTTTGCCATCCAGGGCGAGGGATTTTTCAGGGTCCTGCATGGGGACGAGGATATGTATACCCGGGCAGGGGATTTTTCCCTGGACAGCGAAGGATACATTACGTCCCAGGCAGGGGATCGTCTTCAGCCGGAGATTGCCATTGATCCGGAGGCCGTCACGATTACCCTGGACAATGACGGGACCCTGACCATATTTTCCGACGATGATACGATTCTGGCTACAGAGCAGGTCCTTGTAACTACGTTTATAAATCCCGCCGGACTATATGCCGTGGGCGGCAACCTGTTCATGGAAACCGAAGGTTCGGGCGCCCCCCAGGAAGATACGCCGGGAGAAAACGGGGCCGGAACAGTGTTGAATTTCTATATTGAAAGTTCCAACGTGGATGTTGTGGAAGAACTGGTCAGTCTAATTTCAGGCCAGCGTGCCTATGAGGCCAATTCAAGATCCATCACCACCGCCGATGATATGCTGGCAACGGCCGTCCAGTTAAAATCTTAA